The Nocardia arthritidis genome has a window encoding:
- a CDS encoding lysophospholipid acyltransferase family protein gives MFYWLLKFVLLGPFIHLYNRPTVEGVEHIPADGPAIMAGNHLSFADWLFAPLMSPRRINYLAKAEYFNTPGIKGRLQKFFFSATGQYPIDRSGADAAEDALNAARKLLDEGRLVGLYPEGTRSPDGRLYKGKTGLARLALETGVPVIPVAVIGTDEVSPPGPFRWRRRRVTVKFGEPIDFSRYEGMGGNRFVERAVTDEVMYELMQMGGQEYVDVYAASLKKGVPSGSRPEASRIPDTAAS, from the coding sequence ATGTTCTACTGGCTGCTGAAGTTCGTGCTGCTGGGACCGTTCATCCATCTCTACAATCGGCCGACGGTCGAAGGTGTGGAGCACATTCCGGCGGACGGACCGGCGATTATGGCTGGTAATCATCTCTCGTTCGCGGACTGGTTGTTCGCGCCGCTGATGAGCCCGCGCCGGATCAACTATCTGGCCAAGGCCGAATACTTCAACACCCCGGGCATCAAGGGCCGTTTGCAGAAGTTCTTCTTCAGCGCCACCGGCCAGTACCCGATCGACCGCAGCGGTGCCGACGCGGCCGAGGACGCGCTGAACGCCGCCCGCAAACTGCTCGACGAGGGCCGCCTCGTCGGGCTGTACCCGGAAGGCACCCGCTCCCCCGACGGCCGCCTGTACAAGGGCAAGACCGGCCTGGCCCGGCTCGCACTGGAGACCGGTGTTCCGGTCATCCCGGTCGCGGTCATCGGCACCGACGAGGTGAGCCCGCCCGGACCGTTCCGCTGGCGCCGCCGCCGGGTCACCGTGAAATTCGGTGAGCCCATCGACTTCTCGCGTTACGAGGGCATGGGCGGCAACCGCTTCGTCGAGCGCGCGGTCACCGACGAGGTGATGTACGAGCTGATGCAGATGGGCGGCCAGGAGTACGTCGACGTATACGCCGCCAGCCTCAAGAAGGGTGTGCCGAGCGGCTCCCGCCCCGAGGCCAGCCGCATCCCCGACACCGCCGCCAGCTAG
- a CDS encoding ROK family protein yields MTRRMAGGPPLTVGIDVGGTNIRASVVDADGEVLDTVQAPTPHSARALEDALDRAVRELCRRHPIGAVGLAVAGFINGDRSTVRFAPHLPWKDAPVARRLTERLELPVILEHDANAAAWAEYRFGAAAGGHNVVLVAIGTGIGAALLIGGQLYRGTHGVAPELGHLQVVPDGRACPCGKRGCWERYCSGTALADTAIEMLATDPVRSVLAKDVFRDPGSLTGRRVAGAAQDGDPLACLVLADFARWLGLGLAFVSDIFDPDLIVIAGGVSSSAPLFLDDAREHYAKSVTGAGHRPLARIRTTQLGEAAGMIGAAELARATAIGADDGRVRVARSSR; encoded by the coding sequence ATGACGCGGCGCATGGCAGGTGGCCCACCGTTGACGGTCGGAATCGACGTCGGCGGCACCAACATTCGCGCCTCGGTGGTCGACGCCGACGGCGAGGTGCTCGACACCGTACAGGCGCCGACCCCGCATTCGGCGCGCGCACTCGAGGACGCGCTGGATCGCGCGGTCCGTGAACTGTGCCGCAGGCATCCGATCGGCGCGGTGGGCCTCGCGGTCGCCGGATTCATCAACGGCGACCGGTCCACCGTCCGCTTCGCACCGCATCTGCCGTGGAAGGACGCGCCGGTGGCGCGGCGGCTCACCGAGCGGCTGGAGCTACCGGTGATCCTGGAGCACGACGCCAACGCCGCCGCCTGGGCCGAGTACCGGTTCGGCGCCGCGGCGGGCGGCCACAATGTCGTGCTGGTCGCGATCGGCACCGGCATCGGCGCCGCGCTGCTCATCGGCGGCCAGCTGTATCGCGGAACACACGGCGTCGCACCGGAACTCGGCCACCTACAGGTGGTGCCGGACGGGCGCGCCTGCCCGTGCGGTAAGCGCGGCTGCTGGGAAAGGTATTGCAGCGGAACGGCACTCGCCGATACCGCGATCGAGATGCTGGCCACCGATCCGGTGCGTTCGGTGCTGGCCAAGGACGTTTTCCGCGATCCGGGTTCGCTTACCGGGCGCCGGGTGGCCGGTGCGGCGCAGGACGGCGATCCGCTGGCCTGCCTGGTGCTCGCCGATTTCGCGCGCTGGCTGGGCCTCGGCCTGGCGTTCGTCAGCGATATCTTCGACCCGGACCTGATCGTCATCGCGGGCGGCGTGAGCAGTTCCGCACCGCTGTTCCTGGACGACGCGCGAGAGCACTACGCCAAATCGGTGACCGGCGCCGGACACCGGCCGCTGGCCCGGATCCGGACCACTCAGCTCGGCGAGGCCGCCGGCATGATCGGCGCGGCGGAGTTGGCGCGGGCCACCGCGATCGGCGCGGACGACGGACGGGTCCGGGTCGCGCGTTCCTCCCGGTGA
- a CDS encoding ArsA family ATPase, whose product MTTQRTRVELFIGKGGVGKTTLACATALAAARSGSRVLIASLDQAHSLGDALGFRFPHDPGAVTGIAHVLPNLDVIEVDSLALLEDRFREVTRMLSGAGHDHGIDHGIDLGALDPAELTGLPGVQELLMLVELTGFATDDEWDLLVVDCPPTADMLRIITAPDTLLGYLERVWPPHARAMSGAGTDLRRAVLAATVERIVKAVTEVRDLLADHTRTGARLVTVAERVTVAESERVRSAAALLGLRLDAIVVNKVLPPLPPAEPVAHPAVDWYLNRRAEQLLVVAELEIAAGPVPVVIAQHTGSEPVGLQSLSAFSYALDADPAAGDNPAGVGASSGEPVVRWESGAGPQAVYTLRMHLPVVDPATLRLGRVEDDLIVGADGVRRRVRLAPVLRRCTVEGAELDSGYLTVRFLPDPEVWPK is encoded by the coding sequence CTGACCACGCAGCGAACCCGCGTCGAACTCTTCATCGGCAAAGGCGGGGTGGGCAAGACGACGCTGGCCTGTGCCACCGCGCTGGCCGCGGCCAGGTCGGGCAGCCGGGTGCTCATCGCATCGCTCGATCAGGCGCATTCGCTGGGTGACGCGCTCGGCTTCCGCTTCCCGCACGATCCGGGCGCCGTCACCGGTATCGCGCATGTGTTGCCGAATCTCGATGTGATCGAGGTGGATTCGCTAGCGCTGCTGGAGGACCGGTTCCGCGAGGTGACGCGGATGCTGTCCGGGGCGGGCCACGATCACGGCATCGATCACGGCATCGATCTCGGCGCGCTCGATCCGGCCGAGCTGACCGGGCTGCCCGGTGTGCAGGAACTGCTGATGCTGGTGGAGCTCACCGGTTTCGCCACCGACGACGAATGGGATCTGCTGGTCGTCGACTGCCCGCCGACCGCGGATATGTTGCGCATCATCACCGCGCCGGACACCCTGCTCGGCTATCTGGAGCGGGTGTGGCCGCCGCACGCACGGGCCATGAGCGGCGCGGGCACCGATCTGCGCCGGGCCGTGCTCGCCGCGACGGTGGAGCGAATCGTCAAGGCGGTCACCGAGGTTCGCGATCTGCTCGCCGATCACACCAGGACCGGGGCGCGCCTGGTCACCGTCGCCGAGCGGGTGACGGTCGCCGAATCGGAGCGGGTGCGTTCGGCGGCCGCGCTGCTCGGGCTGCGGTTGGACGCGATCGTGGTGAACAAGGTGCTGCCGCCGCTGCCGCCCGCCGAACCGGTCGCGCATCCCGCGGTGGACTGGTATCTGAACCGGCGCGCCGAACAGCTGCTCGTGGTCGCGGAGCTGGAGATCGCGGCCGGACCGGTCCCGGTGGTCATCGCCCAGCACACCGGATCCGAGCCGGTCGGGCTGCAATCGCTGTCGGCCTTCTCCTACGCGCTGGACGCGGATCCGGCGGCGGGCGACAATCCGGCGGGGGTTGGCGCGAGTTCCGGCGAACCGGTGGTTCGATGGGAGTCGGGCGCCGGCCCGCAGGCGGTGTACACGCTGCGGATGCATCTGCCCGTTGTCGATCCGGCAACGCTGCGACTGGGACGAGTGGAGGACGATTTGATCGTGGGAGCGGACGGTGTGCGGCGCCGGGTGCGCCTTGCTCCGGTGTTGCGGCGGTGCACGGTCGAGGGCGCCGAACTCGACAGCGGTTATCTCACGGTGCGTTTCCTGCCCGATCCGGAGGTGTGGCCGAAATGA
- a CDS encoding SRPBCC family protein produces MADRTQRSIIIEAPSQQVMSVIADLASYPEWVSAAKSVEVLEKGPDGRARTARFVLDAGVVKDTYVLSYRWRADDKAVSWTLLEGELQKAQDGTYELIDQPDGTTQVIYELTVDLNIPMIGMFKRKAEKVITDTALKELKKRVEG; encoded by the coding sequence ATGGCCGACAGGACCCAGAGGTCGATCATCATCGAGGCCCCGTCGCAGCAGGTGATGTCCGTCATCGCCGATCTGGCGTCCTACCCGGAATGGGTTTCGGCCGCGAAATCGGTGGAAGTGTTGGAGAAGGGACCCGACGGCCGGGCCCGCACCGCACGCTTCGTATTGGACGCGGGCGTCGTCAAGGACACCTACGTGCTGTCCTATCGCTGGCGCGCCGACGACAAGGCGGTCAGCTGGACACTGCTCGAGGGCGAATTGCAGAAGGCACAGGACGGCACCTACGAACTGATCGATCAGCCCGACGGCACCACCCAGGTGATCTACGAGTTGACCGTCGACCTGAACATCCCGATGATCGGCATGTTCAAACGCAAGGCGGAGAAGGTCATCACCGATACCGCGCTCAAGGAACTGAAGAAACGGGTCGAAGGCTGA
- a CDS encoding polyketide cyclase / dehydrase and lipid transport — protein sequence MSTIQVADQTFVAAPGNAVADVLAGPNNWRRWWPDLTLDVREDRGDKGIRWTVTGALDGTMEVWLQPALDGVILHYFLHAEPADAQQLSPRQLLAANRARRVAGKNMSFELKARLEAGRPAGVPPNHAS from the coding sequence GTGAGCACTATCCAGGTCGCTGATCAGACGTTCGTCGCCGCGCCGGGGAACGCCGTCGCCGATGTGCTGGCGGGACCGAACAATTGGCGCCGCTGGTGGCCGGATCTGACCCTCGACGTGCGGGAGGACCGTGGCGACAAGGGAATCCGCTGGACCGTCACCGGCGCGTTGGACGGCACCATGGAGGTCTGGTTGCAGCCCGCGCTGGACGGGGTGATCCTGCACTACTTCCTGCACGCCGAACCGGCGGACGCGCAACAGCTCTCGCCGCGCCAGTTGCTCGCGGCGAACCGCGCGCGCCGGGTGGCGGGTAAGAACATGTCGTTCGAACTGAAGGCCCGGCTGGAGGCGGGCCGTCCGGCGGGCGTCCCGCCGAACCACGCCTCCTGA
- a CDS encoding glycosyltransferase family 4 protein: MARTLLVTNDFPPRPGGIQSYLHALATQLPPDDLVVYAPRWRGDSHLKFDAKQKFQVVRHPTTLMLPTPLVLRRATRLLRGENCDTVWFGAAAPLALLSPMLRRAGADRILASTHGHEVGWSMLPGARQALRAIGDNTDVVTYVSKYTRNRFASAFGPAAGLEYLPPGVDPDVFRPDPAARAELRTRYGLGDRPTILCLSRLVPRKGQDALIMAMREIRARVDGAVLVIAGGGPYEEKLHALAAAAGVADSVVFTGRVASAELAAHHTIADVFAMPCRTRGAGLDVEGLGIVYLEASATGVPVVAGNSGGAPETVVEGSTGRVVDGRKIPQIAAAIIDILSDRDAAAEMGAAGRAWVERQWRWDDLGARLRTLLR; the protein is encoded by the coding sequence ATGGCCCGAACTTTGCTGGTTACCAACGATTTCCCGCCGCGGCCGGGCGGTATCCAGTCGTATCTGCACGCCCTTGCGACGCAGCTGCCGCCCGATGATCTGGTGGTCTACGCCCCGCGCTGGCGTGGCGACAGCCATCTGAAGTTCGACGCCAAACAGAAGTTCCAGGTGGTCCGCCACCCCACCACGCTGATGCTGCCGACCCCGCTGGTGCTGCGCCGGGCCACCCGCCTGCTGCGCGGCGAGAACTGCGACACGGTGTGGTTCGGCGCGGCCGCACCGCTGGCGCTGCTGTCCCCCATGCTGCGCCGGGCCGGCGCCGACCGCATCCTGGCCAGCACGCACGGGCACGAGGTCGGCTGGTCGATGCTGCCCGGCGCGCGGCAGGCGCTGCGGGCGATCGGCGACAACACCGATGTGGTCACCTACGTCAGCAAGTACACGCGCAATCGGTTCGCATCGGCCTTCGGGCCCGCCGCCGGACTCGAATATCTGCCGCCCGGCGTCGATCCGGATGTCTTCCGGCCCGATCCGGCGGCCCGCGCGGAGCTGCGCACCCGGTACGGCCTCGGCGACCGCCCGACCATCCTGTGCCTGTCCCGGCTGGTGCCGCGCAAGGGGCAGGACGCGCTGATCATGGCGATGCGCGAAATTCGCGCGCGGGTGGACGGCGCGGTGCTGGTGATCGCGGGCGGCGGACCGTACGAGGAGAAGCTGCACGCGCTCGCGGCCGCCGCGGGCGTCGCCGACAGCGTGGTGTTCACCGGACGGGTCGCCTCCGCCGAACTGGCCGCCCACCACACCATCGCCGACGTCTTCGCGATGCCGTGCCGCACCCGCGGCGCGGGACTGGACGTGGAGGGGCTCGGCATCGTCTACCTCGAGGCGTCCGCGACGGGTGTGCCGGTGGTGGCCGGGAATTCCGGCGGCGCGCCGGAGACCGTTGTCGAGGGCAGCACCGGCCGGGTGGTGGACGGCCGCAAGATTCCGCAGATCGCCGCGGCCATCATCGACATTCTGAGCGACCGCGACGCGGCGGCCGAAATGGGCGCCGCGGGCCGGGCCTGGGTCGAGCGGCAGTGGCGCTGGGACGACCTCGGCGCCCGGCTGCGCACACTACTGCGGTGA
- a CDS encoding C40 family peptidase, whose amino-acid sequence MFAAGVLATTLYGGGPAGADPAAMPAPASASDAIQRMIDLSRQSEQLNQQMLNAQADLDAKLAIQRDADGRLASATKAVELAKDEVRKYQPVIDRTAIATYQGARTNKLFAVLLSDSPQQLLDQMSTLDVLSAQTADQVDKYKKATDAAAAAENIARTADDAAKAAAAKADEVRADLERKRTDLSAAITNVVQAWTGLSTQDKATLAGSPFPPGFDRDTLLQGLVPGSGTSALAAALTRIGDPYVWGATGPNQFDCSGLVQWAYKQVGKDVPRTSSQQANFGTPVPRDQLQPGDLVFFYSDISHVGIYAGNGLMVHASTFGVPVAVAPLGSTPFHSARRY is encoded by the coding sequence ATGTTCGCGGCCGGGGTGCTGGCCACGACCCTCTACGGTGGCGGTCCGGCCGGGGCCGATCCGGCGGCCATGCCCGCCCCGGCCAGCGCGAGTGACGCCATCCAGCGAATGATCGACCTGTCCCGGCAATCCGAGCAGCTCAACCAGCAGATGCTCAACGCGCAGGCCGACCTCGACGCCAAACTCGCCATCCAGCGCGACGCCGACGGCAGACTCGCCTCGGCCACCAAGGCGGTCGAACTCGCCAAGGACGAGGTCCGCAAGTACCAGCCGGTCATCGACCGCACCGCGATCGCGACCTATCAGGGCGCACGCACCAACAAACTCTTCGCCGTCCTGCTCAGCGACTCCCCGCAGCAGCTGCTCGACCAAATGTCAACGCTGGACGTGCTTTCCGCGCAAACCGCCGATCAGGTCGACAAGTACAAGAAGGCCACCGACGCCGCGGCCGCCGCGGAGAACATCGCCCGCACCGCCGACGACGCCGCCAAGGCCGCCGCGGCCAAGGCCGACGAGGTGCGCGCCGATCTGGAACGCAAGCGCACCGACCTATCCGCCGCGATCACCAATGTGGTGCAGGCGTGGACCGGCCTGTCCACTCAGGACAAGGCGACGCTGGCCGGATCGCCGTTCCCGCCCGGCTTCGACCGCGACACCCTGCTGCAGGGTCTGGTGCCCGGCAGCGGCACCAGCGCGCTGGCCGCCGCGCTCACCCGCATCGGCGACCCGTACGTCTGGGGCGCCACCGGCCCGAACCAGTTCGACTGCTCGGGTCTGGTCCAGTGGGCGTACAAGCAGGTCGGCAAGGATGTGCCCCGAACCAGTTCGCAGCAGGCCAATTTCGGCACCCCGGTGCCGCGGGATCAACTACAACCCGGCGACCTGGTCTTCTTCTACTCCGACATTTCGCATGTCGGCATCTACGCGGGCAACGGCCTGATGGTGCACGCCTCGACCTTCGGCGTTCCGGTGGCGGTCGCGCCACTGGGTTCGACGCCGTTCCATTCCGCTCGGCGATACTAG
- a CDS encoding C40 family peptidase has product MATNTVKRQAQRVVAFGAVGAATLGAFLLPAAPASAQPVTIPGVGTFEVPNEIQIPQGIPGIELPGTPPPFAAPKKSLGQIALDAAMTKVGAPYVYGAAGPNAFDCSGLVQWSYRQAGRELPRTSDEQLATGTPISLDDLQPGDLVSFYGGSHSALYAGDGNVVHASTAGSPVHVSPISSMPFAGARRF; this is encoded by the coding sequence ATGGCGACCAACACCGTCAAGCGACAGGCGCAGCGAGTCGTTGCGTTCGGAGCTGTCGGCGCTGCCACCCTCGGCGCGTTCCTGCTTCCGGCAGCCCCCGCGTCGGCCCAGCCGGTGACCATCCCCGGCGTCGGAACCTTCGAGGTGCCGAACGAGATCCAGATCCCGCAGGGCATCCCGGGCATCGAACTGCCCGGCACCCCGCCGCCGTTCGCCGCGCCCAAGAAGTCGCTCGGCCAGATCGCGCTCGACGCCGCGATGACCAAGGTCGGCGCGCCGTACGTCTACGGCGCCGCGGGCCCGAACGCCTTCGACTGCTCGGGCCTCGTCCAGTGGTCTTACCGCCAGGCGGGTCGCGAACTCCCCCGCACCAGCGACGAGCAGCTGGCCACCGGCACCCCCATCTCGCTGGACGATCTGCAGCCCGGCGACCTGGTCTCGTTCTACGGCGGCAGCCACTCCGCGCTGTACGCGGGCGACGGCAACGTCGTGCACGCGTCCACCGCGGGCAGCCCGGTGCACGTCTCGCCCATTTCCTCGATGCCGTTCGCGGGCGCGCGCCGCTTCTGA
- a CDS encoding DEDD exonuclease domain-containing protein, protein MSVPHSARQMAFDDLDTPLYDTTFVVVDLETTGTSPGADAITEIGAVKVRGGEVLGEFATLVNPGRAIPPAVVHVTGITTAMVCAAPRIEAVLPGFLEFASGAVLVAHNARFDMAFLRAAAAGMDAAWPNPQVLCTVKLARRVLGRDEAPTVRLGVLARVLGAATQPTHRALDDARATVDVLHALIARVGNQGVHSLTELLDYLPGVTSGQRAKRVFAQDLPSAPGVYLFRGPADEVLYIGTAVNLRRRVRNYFTGSETRGRMKEMVALATRVDHVVCAHGLEAGVRELRLLVAHAPPYNRRSKFPKRGWWITLTEEAFPRFAIVRGPTRDAVGPFPSRLDATEIAVVIAEFTGLRTCTTRLPRGGRHVCPPAVVGGCPAASPTAINRETYAPAPALVRALFAGRSDAPLRAMFDRIETHSRAEHFEAAARLRDRTAAVVRALYRTQRLAALARIAELIVAHPDGARGWEFSVIRYGRLAGAGVAPRGVPPMAVVEQIVAAAETVVPEGETSLPDLASDPPVRTDSATEDAFRRRDDDKGPIDIGPIDKDAIDNAPPLRGASPEEVGLIARWLTKPGVRIVRTSEGYREPIFGAARWLGWAEVAARARSGEAEYLDH, encoded by the coding sequence GTGTCCGTCCCCCATTCGGCCCGTCAGATGGCCTTCGACGATCTCGACACGCCCCTCTACGACACCACCTTCGTGGTCGTCGACCTGGAGACCACCGGGACCAGCCCGGGCGCCGACGCCATCACCGAGATCGGCGCCGTCAAGGTGCGCGGCGGCGAGGTGCTCGGCGAATTCGCCACCCTGGTGAACCCGGGACGGGCGATCCCGCCCGCGGTCGTGCACGTCACCGGCATCACCACCGCCATGGTGTGCGCGGCCCCGCGCATCGAGGCGGTGCTGCCCGGATTCCTGGAGTTCGCGTCCGGTGCGGTGCTCGTCGCGCACAACGCCCGCTTCGATATGGCCTTCCTGCGCGCCGCCGCGGCAGGCATGGATGCCGCATGGCCGAATCCGCAGGTGCTGTGCACCGTGAAGCTGGCCCGGCGGGTACTCGGCCGGGACGAGGCCCCGACGGTGCGGCTCGGCGTGCTGGCCAGGGTGCTCGGCGCGGCCACCCAGCCGACGCACCGCGCGCTCGACGACGCCAGGGCGACGGTCGACGTACTGCACGCGCTCATCGCGCGCGTCGGCAATCAGGGCGTGCACAGCCTGACCGAACTGCTCGACTATCTGCCCGGCGTCACCTCCGGCCAGCGCGCCAAACGTGTTTTCGCACAGGATCTGCCGAGCGCGCCCGGCGTCTACCTGTTCCGAGGTCCGGCGGACGAGGTCCTCTACATCGGCACCGCGGTGAACCTGCGCCGCCGAGTGCGCAACTACTTCACCGGATCCGAGACCAGGGGCCGGATGAAGGAGATGGTCGCCCTGGCCACCCGCGTCGACCATGTGGTCTGCGCACACGGGCTGGAGGCGGGGGTGCGTGAGCTGCGCCTGCTCGTCGCGCATGCCCCGCCGTACAACCGCCGCTCCAAATTTCCCAAGCGCGGCTGGTGGATCACGCTCACCGAGGAGGCGTTCCCGCGCTTCGCCATCGTCCGCGGCCCGACCCGGGATGCCGTCGGGCCCTTCCCGTCCCGGCTGGACGCCACCGAAATCGCCGTCGTCATCGCCGAATTCACCGGGCTGCGGACCTGCACCACCCGCCTGCCCCGCGGCGGGCGACACGTCTGCCCGCCCGCGGTGGTCGGCGGCTGCCCGGCCGCGTCACCCACCGCTATTAATAGGGAGACATACGCGCCGGCGCCCGCGCTGGTCCGTGCCCTGTTCGCCGGACGATCCGACGCGCCGCTGCGAGCCATGTTCGACCGCATCGAAACCCACTCGCGGGCCGAGCATTTCGAGGCGGCCGCCCGGCTGCGCGACCGCACCGCCGCCGTCGTCCGTGCCCTGTACCGCACCCAGCGACTCGCCGCGCTCGCCCGCATCGCCGAACTGATCGTCGCGCACCCGGACGGCGCGCGGGGCTGGGAGTTCTCCGTGATCCGATACGGACGGCTGGCGGGCGCTGGCGTCGCGCCGCGCGGCGTCCCGCCGATGGCCGTCGTCGAACAGATCGTCGCCGCGGCGGAAACGGTTGTCCCGGAAGGAGAGACATCGCTGCCCGATCTCGCGAGCGATCCGCCGGTGCGGACGGACTCGGCGACCGAGGATGCCTTCCGTCGTCGCGATGACGACAAGGGCCCCATAGATATAGGCCCTATAGATAAGGACGCGATAGATAACGCTCCACCCTTGCGCGGCGCGTCGCCGGAGGAGGTCGGCCTGATCGCCCGCTGGTTGACGAAGCCCGGAGTGCGGATCGTCCGGACCAGCGAGGGCTATCGCGAGCCGATCTTCGGTGCGGCCCGGTGGCTCGGCTGGGCGGAGGTGGCGGCGCGGGCGCGATCGGGGGAGGCCGAATATCTCGACCATTAG
- a CDS encoding Lrp/AsnC family transcriptional regulator — protein sequence MITAIVLIHVESARIPETAQEVADTEGVAEVYSCAGDVDLIAIVRVRDHAEIAEVVTNRIDRVKGVVRTTTHIAFKSYSRSDVEAGFSLGE from the coding sequence ATGATTACCGCGATCGTCCTGATCCACGTCGAGAGTGCCCGCATCCCGGAGACCGCCCAGGAGGTCGCCGACACCGAGGGCGTCGCCGAGGTCTACTCCTGCGCCGGCGATGTCGATCTGATCGCGATCGTGCGGGTCCGCGACCATGCGGAGATCGCCGAGGTGGTGACCAACCGGATCGATCGGGTGAAGGGCGTTGTCCGCACCACCACCCACATCGCGTTCAAATCGTATTCACGATCGGATGTGGAGGCCGGATTCTCGTTGGGCGAGTGA